A section of the Humulus lupulus chromosome 2, drHumLupu1.1, whole genome shotgun sequence genome encodes:
- the LOC133815055 gene encoding uncharacterized protein LOC133815055, with product MSSTRRTTEAQIYDQEEPMEVYPFWVKDESPIMTNPSPLQQEPAEVQIEVEVIVLNKQQLLKEKNKKILNNKLKLRKKNEKKRRVYTRKKKVEEKKKNFRSFVVLLVFEEHKELGKRTIKPGIAQKSPYTTKFGSAEGESTWIKRATRDTPTTSKHSQTSFDLGISPLEAPLLVSPLQAVPPLKQASPFQQASTLEDEQNIINHPFTDEFDKPLALTLCKDYAKWLKEGFDERKGTYVENEAIDHPFNFVEDVVKHKMWFYDIWSSIKCISDYHMDVVFYYLRKKFRHNNTRCTTMDAICDRYINKSWETYIHNSSEQFSWEKKPYDYLLNCANGKKMRIATPWINVDFIYSPVYIRDMYHWVIVEIVLKSKKIKIYDSMAGKWHKKNVMTSVTVGERKNIEEGDFDMEFVEDLEVQQNGFDCGIFVIKRVEALMSNNSLEDITNQKMRFFHEKLAVELYAWGKEKQRRNTDSDTDMVL from the exons ATGTCATCAACAAGGAGAACAACAGAGGCACAAATATATGATCAAGAAGAACCAATGGAG gTATATCCATTTTGGGTTAAG GATGAATCACCAATAATGACCAACCCATCACCACTGCAACAAGAACCTGCTGAAGTACAAATTGAAGTTGAGGTAATTGTTTT GAATAAGCAACAACTGTTGAAggaaaagaacaagaaaatattGAACAACAAGTTGAAATTGAG aaaaaaaaatgaaaagaagcgACGAGTGTACACAAGAAAAAAGAAAGTAGAAGAGAAAAAG AAAAACTTCAGATCATTTGTTGTTTTGTTG GTTTTTGAAGAACACAAGGAGCTTGGAAAAAGGACAATAAAACCTGGAAttgctcaaaagtcaccatacaCTACGAAGTTTGGGTCAGCTGAAGGAGAGAGTACATGGATAAAGAGAGCAACGCGAGACACTCCTACAACATCAAAACACTCTCAAACTTCTTTTGATTTAGGGATATCACCTTTGGAAGCTCCATTGCTTGTCTCCCCACTTCAAGCAGTTCCACCACTTAAACAAGCCTCACCATTTCAGCAAGCCTCAACTTTAGAAGATGAACAAAACATAATAAATCACCCATTTACAGATGAGTTCGACAAACCACTGGCACTAACATTATGTAAGGATTATGCAAAGTGGCTGAAAGAAGGTTTTGATGAACGAAAAGG GACATATGTAGAAAATGAAGCGATTGATCACCCATTTAACTTTGTGGAAGATGTTGTGAAGCACAAAATGTGGTTCTATGATATATGGTCATCGATAAAATGTATCAGTGATTAT CATATGGATGTTGTGTTCTATTATTTGCGTAAAAAATTTAGACACAATAACACAAGGTGCACAACAATGGATGCCATATGTGATCGCTACATCAACAAATCTTGGGAAACATATATCCACAATTCAAGCGAACAATTCTCTTGGGAAAAAAAGCCGTATGATTACCTACTGAATTGTGCAAATGGAAAGAAAATGAGAATTGCTACACCATGGATTAATGTGGACTTTATCTACAGCCCTGTTTACATACGCGATATGTACCATTGGGTGATTGTTGAAATCGTCTTGAAGAGCAAAAAGATTAAAATATATGATAGCATGGCTGGGAAATGGCACAAGAAGAATGTCATGACATCtgtaactgttggg GAAAGGAAAAATATTGAAGAAGGGGATTTTGATATGGAATTTGTGGAAGACTTGGAAGTTCAACAAAATGG ATTTGATTGTGGAATATTTGTCATCAAGAGAGTTGAAGCTTTGATGTCGAACAATAGTTTAGAAGATATCACAAACCAAAAAATGCGCTTCTTTCATGAAAAGTTAGCTGTGGAGCTTTATGCTTGGGGAAAGGAAAAACAGAGGAGAAATACTGATAGTGATACAGACATGGTTTTGTAA